The following are encoded in a window of Deltaproteobacteria bacterium genomic DNA:
- a CDS encoding exodeoxyribonuclease VII large subunit, with translation MLSSFESDGPRIYSVSALTEEIRGLLEDRFDFLWVEGEVSNFRVPASGHFYMVLKDDRAQIRAVMFRPRVRSLKFRPEDGMKVLCNGRLAVYPPRGEYQIILDYLEPLGVGALALAFEQLKRKLAAQGLFDPEKKKPLPFLPQKVAVITSPTGAAIRDFLKVIHRRFANIEVILVPTRVQGEGAAEEIIQALRLANREPDVDVIVLTRGGGSLEDLWAFNDEALAHAIRASRIPVVSAVGHEIDVTISDLAADYRAPTPSAAAEILVREKEALRDRISILSTRMERALMTRLQHWKQQLALLRKGLVDPRRALGESWLHLDDLVLRLTRNMSSLLKERRNKLISEQRTLLLTSPANLCRAHRERLEYRKLSLENFMERRLEACGKAFSLLEEKIKALNPYSVLKRGYSITRTLPGKEILREATRVAPEDRVEVLLAEGAIECSVEKVFKGDGNS, from the coding sequence ATGCTATCGTCCTTTGAGAGCGACGGACCTAGGATATACAGCGTAAGCGCCCTTACCGAGGAGATTAGGGGGCTTCTTGAAGACCGCTTCGACTTCCTTTGGGTGGAGGGAGAAGTGTCCAACTTCAGGGTGCCTGCCTCCGGGCATTTTTACATGGTGCTCAAGGATGATCGGGCCCAGATTCGGGCCGTCATGTTCCGCCCCCGGGTTAGGAGTTTGAAATTCAGGCCGGAAGACGGCATGAAGGTCCTCTGCAACGGGCGGCTGGCCGTGTATCCCCCAAGGGGGGAGTATCAGATCATCCTGGATTATCTCGAACCCCTGGGGGTGGGTGCCCTTGCCCTGGCCTTCGAGCAACTGAAAAGAAAACTGGCCGCCCAGGGGCTCTTTGACCCTGAGAAAAAGAAACCCTTGCCTTTCCTGCCCCAAAAAGTGGCGGTGATCACTTCTCCTACGGGGGCCGCCATCCGGGACTTCTTGAAAGTCATCCACCGGCGCTTCGCCAACATCGAGGTCATCCTGGTCCCCACGAGAGTCCAAGGTGAAGGAGCGGCGGAGGAGATCATCCAGGCCCTTCGGTTGGCCAACAGGGAGCCGGACGTGGACGTGATCGTACTCACAAGGGGCGGGGGTTCGCTGGAAGACCTCTGGGCCTTCAACGACGAGGCCCTGGCCCATGCCATCCGGGCCTCGCGTATTCCCGTTGTCTCCGCGGTCGGTCACGAAATCGACGTGACCATCAGCGACTTGGCGGCCGATTACCGGGCCCCGACACCCTCGGCGGCGGCTGAGATCCTGGTGCGGGAAAAAGAGGCTCTCCGGGACCGGATCAGCATCCTTTCCACGCGCATGGAAAGGGCCTTAATGACCCGCCTTCAACACTGGAAACAGCAACTGGCCTTGCTTCGAAAAGGGCTTGTGGACCCGAGGAGGGCCCTTGGGGAGTCCTGGTTACACCTTGACGATCTCGTCCTCAGGTTGACCCGTAACATGAGTTCCCTTTTAAAGGAGAGGCGAAACAAGTTGATCTCCGAGCAGCGCACCCTCCTGCTCACTTCTCCTGCGAATCTCTGCAGGGCCCACCGTGAAAGGCTCGAATACCGTAAGCTTTCCCTCGAAAACTTTATGGAGAGACGATTGGAGGCCTGTGGAAAGGCCTTTTCGCTCTTGGAGGAGAAGATCAAGGCCCTCAACCCTTACTCCGTACTAAAAAGGGGATACAGCATCACCCGCACCTTGCCCGGGAAGGAGATCCTGCGGGAAGCGACGCGGGTGGCCCCCGAGGACCGGGTGGAAGTGCTTTTGGCCGAGGGGGCTATTGAGTGTAGCGTTGAGAAGGTTTTCAAGGGGGACGGGAACTCATGA